Proteins encoded within one genomic window of Cucurbita pepo subsp. pepo cultivar mu-cu-16 unplaced genomic scaffold, ASM280686v2 Cp4.1_scaffold000190, whole genome shotgun sequence:
- the LOC111784342 gene encoding LRR receptor-like serine/threonine-protein kinase ERL1, which yields MKLIPFLPWPNLPMAFLFIFFFACSSSPASSLPHDEGRALMSIKASFSNVANVFLDWDDDHNHDFCSWRGVFCDNVTLSVAALNLSNLNLGGEISPSIGDLRNLQSIDFQGNKLSGQIPDEIGNCGFLVHLDLSDNLLYGDIPFTVSKLKKLEFLNLKTNQLTGPIPSTLTQLPNLKTLDLARNQLTGEIPRLIYWNEVLQYLGLRGNVLTGSLSSDMCQLTGLWYFDVRGNNLTGTIPDSIGNCTSFEILDISYNQISGEIPYNIGFLQVATLSLQGNRLSGRIPDVIGLMQALAVLDLSENELEGPIPPILGNLSYTGKLYLHGNKLTGPIPPELGNMSKLSYLQLNDNHLVGTIPSELGKLDQLFELNLANNDLEGPIPHNISSCTALNQFNVHGNHLNGSIPLGFQDLESLTYLNLSANNFNGRIPVELGRIVNLDTLDLSRNYFSGPVPTSIGDLEHLLSLNLSYNRLVGPMPAEFGNLRSIQTIDMSFNNFSGSIPMELGQLQNIISLILNNNHLQGKIPDQLTNCFSLANLNLSYNNLSGILPPMKNFSRFEQNSFLGNPLLCGNWLGSICGPYMEKSRAMLSRAAVVCMTFGFIMLLFMVIIAVYKSNPSKQLMKRSSTAGQGPPSLVVLHMDMAIHTFEDIMRVTENLSEKYIIGYGASSTVYKCLLKNSRPIAVKRLYNHYAHDLREFETELETVGSIRHRNLVSLHGYSLSPCGNLLFYDYMENGSLWDLLHGPGKVKLDWDARLKIAVGAAQGLAYLHHDCNPRIVHRDVKSSNILLDENFEAHLSDFGIAKCIPTGKTYTSTSVLGTIGYIDPEYARTSRLNEKSDVYSFGIVLLELLTGKKAVDDESNLHQLILSKADNNTVMEAVDPEVSVTCVDLAHVRKTFQLALLCTKRNPSERPTMHEAARVLISLQPPSPTAKHTSFPTKTLDYAQFLIEKGQNRNPKGQEEQEKSDASSLDARWFVRFGEVSSEQHGLNQ from the exons ATGAAGCTCATCCCCTTCCTTCCATGGCCGAACCTCCCCATGGCcttcctcttcatcttcttctttgcttgttcttcttcccctGCTTCTTCACTCCCCCACGATGAAG GACGAGCGCTGATGTCAATCAAGGCCTCGTTTAGCAATGTAGCGAATGTGTTTCTCGACTGGGATGATGATCATAATCACGATTTCTGTTCGTGGCGTGGAGTTTTCTGCGACAATGTTACCCTATCAGTTGCTGCGTT GAACTTATCCAACTTGAATCTGGGTGGGGAGATTTCACCATCCATTggagatttgagaaatttgcAGTCTAT TGATTTTCAAGGGAATAAACTGTCTGGACAAATCCCTGATGAGATTGGTAACTGTGGTTTTCTTGTTCATTT GGACTTGTCTGATAATTTGCTCTATGGAGACATCCCCTTCACTGTTTCAAAGCTTAAGAAGCTCGAGTTCTT AAATCTGAAGACGAACCAGTTGACCGGTCCGATCCCTTCTACCCTTACCCAGCTTCCTAATCTGAAAACTCT TGATCTTGCACGAAACCAGCTTACCGGAGAGATACCAAGATTAATCTATTGGAATGAAGTTCTGCAGTATCT TGGATTACGTGGGAACGTTCTGACAGGGTCGTTGTCGTCTGATATGTGTCAATTGACTGGCTTGTGGTACTT TGATGTAAGAGGCAACAATCTGACAGGCACGATACCGGATAGCATAGGAAACTGCACCAGTTTTGAAATTCT GGATATATCCTACAACCAAATCTCGGGGGAGATTCCATACAACATCGGATTTCTACAAGTTGCCACTTT ATCATTACAGGGAAATAGGTTGAGTGGTAGGATTCCCGATGTCATTGGATTGATGCAGGCGCTTGCCGTCCT GGATCTGAGTGAAAATGAACTCGAAGGGCCGATACCGCCAATACTCGGGAACTTGTCTTACACAGGAAAATT GTACTTACATGGAAACAAGCTGACCGGGCCAATTCCTCCTGAGCTGGGAAATATGTCCAAGCTTAGCTACTT GCAACTAAATGATAATCATTTGGTTGGAACAATTCCTTCTGAACTTGGGAAATTGGATCAGTTGTTTGAATT GAATCTTGCTAATAATGATCTAGAAGGGCCAATCCCTCACAACATCAGCTCTTGCACTGCATTGAATCAATT caaTGTGCATGGAAACCATCTTAACGGATCAATCCCTCTCGGTTTCCAAGATCTGGAGAGCTTGACATATTT GAATCTTTCAGCAAACAACTTCAATGGTAGGATTCCTGTTGAGCTCGGACGCATCGTAAACCTCGATACATT GGATCTGTCTCGCAATTACTTCTCGGGTCCGGTTCCTACTTCTATTGGTGATTTGGAGCACCTTCTGAGCCT CAATTTGAGCTATAATAGACTTGTTGGGCCAATGCCAGCAGAATTTGGGAATCTCCGAAGTATTCAGACTAT TGATATGTCATTCAACAACTTCTCTGGTAGCATACCCATGGAGTTGGGTCAACTACAAAATATTATCTCATT AATTTTGAACAACAACCATTTGCAAGGGAAGATACCTGATCAGCTGACAAATTGTTTTAGTTTAGCCAATTT GAACTTGTCATACAACAACTTATCTGGTATCTTACCTCCCATGAAAAATTTCTCTCGATTTGAACAAAATAG CTTTCTCGGGAATCCGCTGCTGTGTGGAAACTGGCTGGGATCGATCTGTGGGCCTTATATGGAAAAATCTCGAG CAATGTTGTCTCGGGCAGCGGTTGTTTGCATGACGTTTGGATTCATAATGTTGTTGTTTATGGTTATAATTGCTGTGTACAAGTCGAATCCATCGAAGCAATTGATGAAGCGTTCTAGCACGGCTGGGCAAG GTCCTCCAAGTCTTGTAGTACTTCATATGGATATGGCTATTCACACGTTCGAGGACATTATGAGAGTGACCGAGAATCTAAGCGAGAAGTACATTATCGGTTATGGAGCTTCGAGCACTGTGTACAAATGTTTACTGAAGAATTCCCGACCTATTGCAGTTAAGCGACTTTACAATCACTATGCGCACGATTTACGGGAGTTCGAGACCGAACTTGAAACTGTTGGTAGTATCAGACACAGAAATCTTGTTAGCCTTCATGGTTATTCATTATCTCCCTGTGGGAATCTCCTCTTCTATGACTACATGGAAAATGGTTCACTCTGGGATCTGCTTCATG GACCAGGCAAGGTTAAACTGGATTGGGACGCACGTCTGAAGATCGCGGTTGGAGCTGCACAAGGGCTTGCATATCTTCACCATGATTGTAACCCGCGAATCGTTCACCGGGACGTGAAGTCTTCGAATATTCTACTGGATGAAAATTTCGAGGCCCATCTCTCTGATTTTGGGATAGCCAAATGTATCCCAACTGGAAAAACATACACGTCTACTAGCGTGCTTGGAACGATTGGCTACATTGATCCAGAGTATGCTCGAACCTCCCGGCTTAATGAGAAGTCCGATGTTTATAGCTTCGGCATTGTTCTTCTGGAACTACTGACTGGGAAGAAGGCTGTGGATGACGAGTCCAATTTGCATCAACTG ATACTATCCAAGGCTGATAACAATACTGTGATGGAAGCTGTTGATCCCGAGGTTTCGGTCACCTGCGTTGATTTAGCACATGTTCGAAAAACGTTCCAGCTTGCTCTCCTCTGCACGAAACGCAATCCTTCTGAACGGCCAACCATGCATGAAGCTGCCCGAGTATTGATCTCCCTCCAGCCACCATCACCTACCGCGAAACATACTTCATTCCCCACGAAAACGTTGGATTATGCACAATTCTTGATTGAAAAGGGTCAGAATCGGAACCCGAAAGGGCAGGAGGAGCAGGAGAAATCAGATGCGAGTTCTTTGGATGCCCGGTGGTTTGTTCGGTTCGGGGAAGTAAGTTCTGAACAACATGGTTTGAATCAATAA